The genomic segment GCTGAGTTCCAAGGCGCGAAGACGGCGGCCTTCGCGCCAATCCTTAGTTTGGTTTGACAGGGTCAGTTTCATAAAATTTATTTTACTTCCCTGTCTAACTTATAGCTAGAGATTATTAGCAATTTATGCAAAGATCAGTAACAAGCCCGCGGTGCCAAAATCACAGGTGTGATTATTGGCCAGGGAAGCAAAGTTGACGCGACCCGCTATCAGGGTAGCAACCACGCTGGGCTCAGCCCGAAAGTAAAAAGCTTTATACTCACCGTCATGCCAGGGTCGGGTCTCAGCAGTCAGAGCACATTCCAGATTGATGCAAAAGAGATCCGCCTTTCGTAGGACAGGTAAGGTATTACCCCAAGGATAAGCGAATCCTTTTAAGGAGATGATCCTATTTACCATACGGCCTAGCATGACATCTCCAGCAATTGCAAGAGTTATAAGGTGACCCATGAAATGTTCTCCCTTCCCAATGGGGATCTTTATTTTTTGACCGACTATAATGGAATACTTTAAATAAGTTTCCTTCGAGTTCCCAACAAGGATAATTCAAGCTTCTGCAAAACTATCTTTAATCCAGGTGCCTTGGATATTAACTTTGTTGGGTCTGTAAATAATTTCCGCAATCATCATGCCAAAACTTCAAAATATGAAGATCTCACTTTGAGGTTTAGAATTACGGTTTAAAGTCGAAGATTAAAGGCATGCAAAATGAGTCGTTTAGTTTTTTAGCTTCAGCTTCTAAAAAGTTATGCCTTTTGTCCAAAAATCTTGCGGGATCGGCCAAAATCTAATATCTATCCCTTAGATTTATAAGAATATCGAATCATGTCAGAAATTAAGATGAAAATTTTCTGAAATCATTGTAAATTCAACAAGTGTAAAGTTTTTAATATCACATCAGATAATGTTGGAAACTAGGACAAAAATTAATTTGCATAATTAACCAAAGAGATCCTTGGGATCATTCTTAAATGGTAAGAATTAAACCTTTTTTCTTGGCACACTTCCAAAGTTTATTATATTTACCAACCAAACTTTTAAGATTGGGTGGCTTTGGCACGGCAATTGCGAAGTTTCCTTTTTAAGGAATCGATAAGACTAATACCTAGTCCATTTAATTCTGGCAATTGAATCAATCCTTAAAGCTCCAGAGGAGCGTCCTGGTCTTATAGGTAGCTTCCGGTGAAAGCTTTCCAAGCCTCGGAGGGGCTGTTTTAAGCATTGGATATACAAGGCGCTAAGGCTAGAAAAAGAAAGAATCCTCGTTTATAATCGCCCTGCTGGGGCTTTTAGGGAAATTTTATCTAAATTAAATGGATTGTGTGCCTAAATGATTACCAACTTGAACGTGTGTGGTAGGAACACGGGCGTCTTCAGCCGCTATGGTTGTAATCGGATAAAGATTAGAGGAGAGCTTTGACCGGGTTACTTTTGTCCGGATAAGAAAAGATTTATTTATCAGAGGCTAACTACTGCTGGAAGAGGCAATTGATGGAGTAACCTGGTTAAGGTTTTGTTATATGCCAAAGAAAAAGATAAAAGATTCAGATTTTGAAGAGTTGCTAGAAGCCTGTCGAGAAGTCATCTATACTTATCATGAAGCTGCAAGCCCCAGAGTATCCTCAAATTTCGAAGAGGCCCTTGCAGAGCTTGAAGAGATAGTGGGAAAATACGGTCCTATTCCCCTTCCAGAGGAAGAAGAAGAGGAAGAGTGGAGTGGAGAAGAAGAAGAGGAACAGGAATGGGGTGAGGAGGAAGAGTACGACAAGTAATCTTTGAGTTTAGAGATCGGAAAGCAATTCATCTCTATTTAGATTTAGTATAAAATATAAAAATCTAGTGACAGAGGACAAGATGATAGAAGGGAGAAAATGGGCGCCCTTACACACCTAAGAAAAACAAAAAAGAGCGTTATCCTGGCTAATAAAATTTCTACCACGATCATTACGGCGGGAGGTATTCTGGTGATTGTAGCTGTATCAGGGATTTTGCTTTTCCTGGTGATGGTTGTGATTCCGCTCTTTCAAGGAGCAAAAGTAACTTCTTTTACCTCCTATAAGCTTCCTTTAAAAGAGGTGGACCCACTCTTTGCCGAGGTGGATGAATACCATTCCCTGGGAATCGTTCTATCCAGGAAGGGAATCCTCACCGCTTTTCATGCTGCTACTGGAGAGAAAATATTTGAAAAGGAGTTGATAACTTCCGGGGCCGAAGTAACAGCGTTTTCCCGGACGTTGCGAGGTGGTTATACAGCCCTGGGACTGACCACTGGAGAGATCTCCTTGGGAAATCTCTCTTTTAAATCCTTGTTTCTCGAAGAAGAGAAAATTCCAGGGAGCCTCAAAAATCTAAATATCGGGGCACCTGTTATTTTCGAGAAAGGGGTTCTGCAGAGAGTCTCAGAAAGTTTATACCGAAAGATTGAAGTAAATATAGACTTTGCTTCACCCCTCAGAATAGGAGCAGGTGAGATTCCAGTGGTTTTAATAGATTATAAGCCTCTGGAAGACCAAAATGAAGCTATTGTGGGACTTAAGGCCGATGGTCAGTTACTCCTCAACAAGATTAAGAGGAAAAAGGACCTCCTCACGGGTAAAGTAACGACGAGTTTGGATACATGGGAAATTCCTCACGAGTTTCCTCTAACCGGATCAACTCTTCCCAACAAACTTCTGTTGAACTCCTATGGGGATCAACTCTATCTGGTTTGGAAGGATGGGACGCTCCATCGGTATAATCTTCGGGATCTTAAAAATCCCACCGTTGCTGAAAAAATAAACGTCGTTCAACCAGGGGTCGTGGGCAATGAACAACGAACACTCTCCCAGTTAAGCTTCATGATCGGAGACCAATCCTTAA from the Candidatus Limnocylindrales bacterium genome contains:
- a CDS encoding CapA family protein gives rise to the protein MGHLITLAIAGDVMLGRMVNRIISLKGFAYPWGNTLPVLRKADLFCINLECALTAETRPWHDGEYKAFYFRAEPSVVATLIAGRVNFASLANNHTCDFGTAGLLLIFA